One segment of Rhipicephalus sanguineus isolate Rsan-2018 chromosome 6, BIME_Rsan_1.4, whole genome shotgun sequence DNA contains the following:
- the LOC119397907 gene encoding palmitoyltransferase ZDHHC15A, whose amino-acid sequence MATMMSSSSEEGEPTEPRRSATTRLVAWLPVAMVLALFVWAYYVYIFIFCGSLVQDNMQRVVFGGVFHLLLLLCLWSFVQTTVTSVAPIPRYFALSDSDQRLMDQCADEEARYEFLEILADSRGVLTRGANGLVRFCNTCKQVKPDRAHHCSQCKRCIPKMDHHCPWFNNCVCFSTYKFFLLTIFYVVVLSVFGLLSATHHVAGAWTNHAASDVTLHATFLYVFGVVLSLSLGSFLYFHITMVCSNVTTLEDLRPHQFKDRRDSFDVGLRNNIAEVFGHRKALWFLPVFTALGDGARFPTRLHPDRNVYASPASVVVEPPRPPVPVPPVPVATGAATRMPPVVGPPSCRYPVPSSESVALTSSTPPPRLPRRAGRRARLPPLAITIVPSSETPASQLHSTDKKDVTTSVAPPTTLSSAEVR is encoded by the exons ATGGCAACGATGATGTCGTCCTCTTCGGAAGAGGGAGAGCCGACGGAGCCACGGCGCTCCGCCACGACTCGCCTGGTCGCTTGGCTTCCGGTCGCCATGGTGCTGGCGCTGTTCGTCTGGGCGTACTACGTCTACATCTTCATCTTCTGCGGCTCCCTCGTCCAGGACAACATGCAGCGCGTGGTGTTCGGCGGTGTCTTCCACCTACTGCTGCTTCTGTGCCTTTGGTCGTTCGTGCAGACTACAGTGACCAGCGTGGCTCCCATACCGCGGTACTTTGCGCTCAGCGACAGCGACCAGCGGCTCATGGACCAGTGCGCCGACGAGGAGGCGCGCTACGAGTTCCTCGAGATCCTGGCCGACAGCCGCGGAGTGCTGACGCGAGGCGCCAACGGGTTGGTCCGCTTCTGCAACACCTGTAAGCAGGTCAAGCCCGACCGGGCCCACCACTGCTCCCAGTGCAAGAG GTGCATCCCGAAGATGGACCACCACTGCCCGTGGTTCAACAACTGCGTCTGCTTCAGCACGTACAAGTTCTTTCTGCTCACGATATTCTACGTGGTGGTCCTGAGCGTGTTCGGACTGCTGAGCGCGACGCACCACGTGGCCGGCGCGTGGACAAACCATGCTGCCTCCGACGTCACGCTGCACGCGACCTTTCTGTATGTGTTCGGCGTGGTGCTGTCGCTGTCGCTGGGCTCCTTCCTCTACTTCCACATCACCATGGTCTGCAGCAACGTCACCACCCTGGAAGACCTACGACCGCACCAGTTCAAGGACAGGAG GGACTCTTTCGACGTGGGCTTGCGCAACAACATCGCTGAGGTGTTCGGCCACCGCAAGGCCCTCTGGTTTCTGCCAGTCTTCACGGCGCTCGGAGACGGGGCCCGGTTCCCGACACGACTTCACCCGGACCGAAACGTGTACGCTTCTCCTGCGTCGGTGGTCGTCGAGCCGCCAAGGCCTCCCGTGCCAGTTCCTCCGGTGCCCGTGGCAACCGGAGCTGCCACGCGGATGCCTCCGGTCGTGGGTCCTCCTTCTTGCCGCTATCCGGTTCCATCCAGCGAGTCGGTGGCCCTGACGTCGTCGACGCCCCCACCACGCCTGCCACGTCGCGCTGGACGCCGCGCTCGCTTGCCTCCGTTGGCCATCACCATTGTGCCCAGCAGCGAGACGCCCGCGTCGCAGCTTCACTCGACGGACAAGAAGGACGTAACGACGTCGGTGGCACCGCCGACGACATTGTCGTCGGCGGAGGTGCGATGA